One genomic region from Bradyrhizobium icense encodes:
- a CDS encoding efflux RND transporter periplasmic adaptor subunit: protein MKKKFAIPAVLFGAVAAGGLLYYFTQADSFRAAVAAAPPPPVPVVAGVVAQRDVPIYQNGVGTVIAYNTDVVRAQIQGQLISINFTEGQTVHAGDLLAQIDPRPYQAQIDQFEGNLDRDQAQLTNARANLARYNQLGDKGWATPQLIETQKAQVGQLEAAIKTDQALIEAAKVQLSYTRLTSPIDGVVGIRQIDVGNIISPTTANGLVVVTQLDPISLIFTLPEGVLPQILKQQQATKTPLPVLAYNQDDTLQLGRGELALVNNEILQTTGSIQLKATFPNKSRELWPGELVNARLLVTTRHNGLTVPASVVQQGPNGAYAYVIKPDSTVAMRPIKVAQITDGEALIDAGLKAGEQVVVDGQYRLQPGTHVTLLHGEAAEEAAAQQAQQATIP from the coding sequence ATGAAAAAGAAATTCGCAATACCTGCAGTCCTTTTCGGTGCCGTCGCCGCCGGCGGCCTGCTCTACTACTTCACGCAGGCCGATTCATTCAGAGCCGCTGTCGCGGCCGCGCCCCCACCACCGGTTCCGGTCGTCGCTGGCGTGGTTGCGCAGCGTGACGTGCCGATTTACCAGAACGGTGTCGGCACCGTGATTGCGTACAACACCGATGTCGTGCGAGCCCAGATCCAGGGCCAGCTCATCAGCATCAATTTCACCGAAGGGCAGACCGTGCATGCCGGCGATCTGCTCGCGCAAATCGATCCGCGTCCTTATCAGGCCCAGATCGACCAGTTCGAGGGAAATCTGGATCGCGACCAGGCCCAGCTCACCAATGCCCGCGCCAATCTCGCGCGTTATAACCAGCTTGGCGACAAGGGCTGGGCCACGCCGCAACTGATCGAAACCCAGAAGGCGCAGGTCGGCCAGCTTGAGGCGGCGATCAAGACCGACCAGGCGCTGATCGAGGCGGCCAAGGTGCAGCTCAGCTACACGCGGCTGACTTCGCCGATCGACGGCGTGGTCGGGATTCGCCAGATTGACGTCGGCAACATCATCAGCCCGACGACCGCCAACGGGCTCGTCGTCGTGACACAGCTCGATCCCATCTCGCTGATCTTCACGCTGCCGGAAGGCGTGCTGCCGCAGATCCTCAAGCAACAGCAAGCGACCAAGACGCCGCTTCCGGTCCTTGCCTATAATCAGGATGATACCCTCCAGCTAGGCCGGGGTGAGCTCGCGCTGGTCAACAATGAGATCCTGCAGACAACCGGCTCGATCCAGCTCAAGGCAACCTTCCCCAACAAGTCTCGCGAGCTGTGGCCGGGTGAACTGGTGAATGCGCGGCTGCTCGTTACGACCCGGCATAACGGCCTGACCGTCCCCGCATCGGTCGTGCAACAGGGGCCGAACGGCGCCTATGCCTACGTCATCAAGCCCGACAGCACGGTCGCGATGCGCCCGATCAAGGTCGCCCAGATCACCGACGGCGAGGCGCTGATCGATGCCGGCCTGAAGGCCGGCGAGCAGGTCGTCGTCGACGGGCAATACCGGCTGCAGCCGGGCACCCATGTCACGCTGCTGCATGGCGAAGCAGCCGAGGAAGCGGCGGCACAGCAAGCACAACAGGCGACAATCCCATGA
- a CDS encoding RNA polymerase factor sigma-32 has product MNAHSTTLLSDRRETLTGERSRDLADEYASLIKRYALLEQPREQQLARRWQEQGDRRAADALVTSHLRLAAKVARRYQRYDLPLADLIGEANVGLVIAASHFEPGRGARFSTYALWWIKAAIHDYILRSRSLVKIGTTAAQRKLFFGLRRAMRKFGSDRTGLTQEVAEAVARELAVPVREVIEMSRRLTGDLSLNTPLDDDGPTEWEAMLVDPSPNAEAIVAEQDEGTERARALHSALDVLTARERRVFEARRLREDPPSLEQLGRELSISGERVRQIEALAFEKVRRAATRRVRHAALAA; this is encoded by the coding sequence ATGAATGCCCACAGCACCACCTTACTGTCAGACAGGCGCGAGACGCTGACTGGAGAGAGATCGCGAGATCTCGCCGATGAATACGCCTCGCTCATCAAGCGATACGCTCTGCTCGAGCAGCCACGGGAGCAGCAGCTTGCGCGGCGCTGGCAGGAGCAGGGAGACCGCCGCGCGGCCGATGCGCTCGTCACGAGCCATCTCCGGCTGGCGGCGAAGGTCGCGCGCCGCTACCAGAGATACGACCTTCCGCTTGCCGATCTGATCGGCGAAGCCAATGTCGGCCTCGTCATCGCGGCCTCGCATTTCGAGCCCGGCCGCGGCGCCCGGTTTTCCACCTACGCGCTGTGGTGGATCAAGGCCGCGATCCACGATTACATTTTGCGGTCACGCTCGCTGGTCAAGATCGGGACGACGGCCGCGCAGCGGAAGCTGTTCTTCGGCCTCAGGCGCGCCATGCGCAAGTTCGGGAGTGATAGGACAGGGCTCACGCAGGAGGTCGCCGAGGCCGTCGCGCGTGAGCTCGCGGTCCCCGTTCGCGAAGTGATCGAGATGAGCCGCCGTCTGACGGGCGACCTTTCCCTGAATACGCCCCTCGATGACGACGGGCCGACCGAATGGGAGGCGATGCTGGTCGATCCTTCACCGAACGCAGAAGCAATCGTTGCCGAACAGGATGAAGGGACGGAACGGGCAAGGGCGCTTCATTCGGCCCTCGATGTGCTGACGGCGCGGGAGCGGCGCGTGTTCGAGGCCCGGCGGCTTCGGGAGGATCCGCCGAGCCTGGAGCAACTCGGGCGTGAGCTATCGATTTCCGGTGAGCGTGTGCGGCAGATCGAAGCTTTGGCATTCGAAAAGGTCAGGCGTGCGGCGACAAGGCGTGTGAGACATGCCGCCCTGGCAGCCTGA
- a CDS encoding response regulator transcription factor: MTKVLLIEDDGETAGEITAELADRGFEVEWSPDGLDGLARARELRPDAMIVDRLLPGMDGLTVIESLRKDQVRTPVLVLSALGAVDDRVRGLRMGGDDYLTKPFAIVELVARIEALLRRPPETRETVLRVGQLELDLIERTVKRGERKIDLLPREFRLLEYMMRRSDQLLTRAMLLEEVWNYKFVPATNLVDVHMGRVRHKVDGPGDAPMIQNVRGAGFILRAVP, from the coding sequence ATGACGAAGGTTCTCCTCATAGAAGATGACGGCGAGACGGCGGGAGAGATCACGGCCGAACTGGCCGACCGCGGTTTCGAGGTGGAGTGGTCGCCCGACGGGCTGGATGGTCTAGCCAGAGCGCGCGAGCTGCGGCCGGACGCCATGATCGTCGACCGCCTGCTGCCGGGAATGGATGGTCTCACCGTGATCGAGTCCTTGCGGAAAGATCAGGTGCGCACGCCGGTCCTGGTGCTGAGTGCGCTTGGCGCCGTCGATGACCGCGTGCGCGGATTGCGGATGGGTGGCGACGACTACCTCACCAAGCCGTTTGCGATCGTCGAGCTCGTCGCCCGAATAGAGGCGTTGCTCCGCCGCCCGCCGGAAACGCGGGAAACGGTCCTGCGGGTGGGGCAACTCGAGCTCGACCTGATCGAACGCACAGTCAAACGCGGCGAGCGCAAAATCGACCTCTTGCCGCGCGAGTTTCGTCTGCTCGAATACATGATGCGGCGGAGCGACCAGCTCTTGACGCGCGCGATGCTGCTCGAAGAGGTCTGGAATTACAAGTTCGTCCCGGCCACCAACCTGGTTGACGTGCACATGGGCCGCGTGCGGCACAAGGTCGACGGTCCGGGCGACGCCCCGATGATTCAAAATGTCCGCGGCGCAGGGTTCATTCTTCGCGCCGTGCCCTGA
- a CDS encoding response regulator transcription factor, translated as MAFRRARAESFLSPWAGNECVELISLDPDEAHTRLVERAVCDMLIYSVGAPSPHEVFTEIQVLHTLRRDAALAIVSDDEHPATVLAAIRCGAQGYFSNSMAPELALQALSFVLHGGTYLPPAAILASQTFSAPAPIESKQRDLAPEQPLPESEPQTQAPPLGPDDGLYEHQGALFDGKAVSVQRDPGANGARHVPEFTERQYAVLACLCQGDPNKVIGRKLGMTETTVKVHVREIMRKLGVSNRTQVAIAAARVSSDGAIDLIPADSPLAVRSSVSH; from the coding sequence ATGGCCTTCAGACGAGCGCGCGCGGAGAGCTTCTTAAGTCCGTGGGCTGGAAACGAATGCGTCGAACTGATTTCGCTCGATCCTGACGAAGCTCACACAAGACTTGTCGAGCGCGCCGTATGCGACATGCTGATTTACAGCGTCGGCGCTCCCTCTCCCCATGAGGTCTTCACCGAGATACAAGTGTTGCATACGCTTCGCCGCGACGCGGCGCTCGCCATTGTCTCAGACGATGAACACCCTGCTACCGTTCTCGCTGCAATCCGTTGCGGGGCCCAAGGCTACTTCAGTAATTCCATGGCGCCCGAGCTTGCGTTGCAGGCCCTTTCGTTCGTCCTCCATGGCGGCACTTATCTTCCGCCGGCCGCCATCCTTGCCAGCCAGACTTTCAGCGCACCGGCGCCTATCGAGTCCAAACAACGCGACCTTGCTCCGGAGCAACCGCTTCCGGAATCTGAACCACAGACGCAGGCGCCGCCTCTCGGGCCGGACGACGGCCTTTACGAACACCAAGGCGCCCTTTTCGACGGCAAGGCGGTCAGCGTGCAGCGCGACCCTGGCGCCAACGGCGCGCGGCACGTGCCCGAGTTTACCGAGCGGCAGTACGCCGTTCTCGCTTGTCTGTGCCAGGGCGACCCCAACAAGGTGATCGGTCGGAAGCTCGGCATGACCGAAACGACCGTTAAAGTTCATGTCCGCGAAATCATGCGCAAGCTTGGCGTAAGCAACCGCACCCAGGTCGCGATCGCCGCGGCCCGCGTCTCCTCGGACGGCGCCATCGACCTGATTCCCGCGGATTCACCCTTGGCGGTCAGGTCGTCCGTATCTCACTAG
- a CDS encoding sensor histidine kinase → MQFFRSKTFHWTTVLAGLFAIFVTVLFGFIYFRIDDYLIARSDRMITTQIGFFAGLPRERLVGALDDHLGQDSRGVQFSGVFDAKGNRLAGNVAALPDGLDIGAPARDMPLVRLDDKEAGATSVRAVARRLDNGDILVVGRNVDETAEVFRVVGAALALGLLPAFCLWLLAGAWLSARANRRVEEVNLRVQRIIAGDLRERLPHKNADEPFSRLAAIVNGMLDELETTINALAGVGNDIAHDLRTPLTRARLTLERGRTNATTLEQLQAVVDKAITGIDQSLSIVTALLRLAEIENSRRSSAFGDVALGDMLREVCDMYEPIAEDKQIALSVNIADKFSVCGDRDLLLEAVANLVDNAIKFTPRSGRVELALLRGEGETILRVTDTGPGISEHEHDAVLRRFYRSDKIRNTPGVGLGLNLVSAIVKLHGFRLIIHAGPGGRVEIVCPDGQGGQT, encoded by the coding sequence TTGCAGTTCTTTCGCTCGAAGACGTTCCACTGGACCACGGTGCTGGCGGGCCTGTTCGCGATCTTCGTCACGGTTTTGTTCGGTTTCATCTACTTCAGGATCGACGATTACCTGATCGCGCGGTCCGATCGCATGATCACGACGCAGATCGGCTTCTTTGCCGGACTGCCGCGCGAGCGTCTGGTCGGTGCGCTCGATGATCATCTCGGGCAGGATTCCCGCGGCGTTCAGTTCTCCGGCGTGTTCGACGCGAAGGGTAATCGGCTGGCCGGCAATGTCGCAGCCCTGCCGGACGGGCTCGACATCGGCGCACCGGCGCGGGATATGCCGCTGGTGCGCCTCGATGACAAGGAAGCCGGTGCGACATCCGTCAGAGCCGTCGCGCGGCGCCTCGATAACGGCGACATATTGGTGGTCGGGCGGAACGTCGACGAAACAGCGGAAGTCTTCAGGGTTGTCGGAGCGGCGCTGGCGCTTGGCCTGTTGCCTGCGTTCTGTCTCTGGTTGCTGGCCGGCGCCTGGTTGAGCGCGCGCGCCAACAGGCGGGTCGAGGAGGTCAACCTGCGGGTCCAGCGCATCATCGCTGGAGATCTGCGCGAGCGGCTGCCGCACAAGAACGCCGATGAACCGTTCTCGCGGCTCGCCGCCATCGTCAACGGCATGCTCGATGAGCTGGAGACCACGATCAATGCGCTGGCCGGCGTCGGCAACGATATCGCCCACGATCTGCGAACGCCGCTGACGCGCGCTCGCTTGACGCTCGAGCGCGGCCGCACCAACGCGACGACCCTGGAGCAGCTCCAGGCGGTTGTCGACAAGGCGATCACCGGAATCGATCAGTCGCTGTCGATCGTCACGGCGCTGCTGCGGCTTGCCGAGATCGAGAACAGCCGCCGGTCTTCCGCGTTTGGCGACGTTGCGCTCGGCGACATGCTGCGCGAGGTCTGCGACATGTACGAGCCGATCGCCGAAGACAAGCAGATCGCGCTGAGCGTGAACATAGCCGACAAGTTTTCCGTATGCGGCGATCGCGACCTGCTACTGGAGGCGGTCGCCAATCTCGTCGACAATGCCATCAAGTTCACGCCGCGGAGCGGCAGGGTCGAACTCGCGCTGCTGCGCGGTGAGGGCGAAACCATCCTGCGCGTGACCGATACGGGTCCGGGGATCAGCGAGCACGAACATGACGCTGTGTTGCGCCGGTTCTATCGCTCGGACAAGATTCGCAACACGCCGGGTGTCGGCCTCGGACTCAACCTGGTTTCGGCAATCGTGAAGCTGCACGGATTCCGCCTGATCATCCACGCCGGCCCGGGAGGCCGGGTGGAGATCGTTTGCCCCGATGGGCAGGGTGGTCAGACATAG